TTCCCCATTCGGACATCCCCGAGTCAACGCGTATCTCCAGCTCGTCGGGGCTTTTCGCAGGTAATCGCGTCCTTCATCGGCTCCAGTGCCAGGGCATCCACCGTGGACCCTTAGTATCTTGACCCTTTCATTCATTCACGCACGTCCTGACCCACCCAGGCGAACCCGAGCGGCGCCCGGAAGGCGCTCTCTGTGCTTGTTCTCTCGCACACCTCTTCGCTTGTCATGCTCCCCGCCTCGCTTGAGGCTCAGAAAAGATACAGGGGGGAGTGGGACTTGTCAACTCCCCCTTTGCCCGGTCTTCGCTCAGGCTGTGGGGGGAGCTGGTTTACGCGTGCTGCACGGCGTTAGCGGGAGAGAAGAATCGTCTCCTGAACCTTGAGGCCCTGGCCCAGGGCGTCGCGGGCGTGCTGACGGGCAGCCGTGAGGTCGTGGTCACGGTAGTTGCCGCACTCCAGTTCGCTGACTCCTGGAATGGGACGGTCATGGGCTTCCACATCCCGCAGGGCCTGCTCGAAGGCGCGGAGAACGCCCCCCTCGTTCGGCTCACCGATGACCGCCATATACATGCCCGTACGGCACCCCATTGGGGACACGTCCACCACATCAGTCAGGTGATCGCGCAGGTAACCCGCGAGCAGGTGCT
This portion of the Deinococcus terrestris genome encodes:
- a CDS encoding S-ribosylhomocysteine lyase, which encodes MANVESFDLDHTKVQAPYVRLAGIKRTPSGDAISKYDLRLLQPNQGAIDPAAIHTLEHLLAGYLRDHLTDVVDVSPMGCRTGMYMAVIGEPNEGGVLRAFEQALRDVEAHDRPIPGVSELECGNYRDHDLTAARQHARDALGQGLKVQETILLSR